The window CGCCGGCCTGGACCACGTGCACCGTGACCTTGTCCAGCGGGAGGCCGAGGTCGGCGGCGATGCTCTGACGGGCCACGATCGGGGACTTGAGGCCGGACCAGATCTCGGCCCGGTCGTCCCGCACGTCGGCGATGGCGCAGTTCGTCTCCATCGGGGCGTGGCTGACGAAGGCGAAGTCGAACTCGGCGTCCACGTACGGGGTCAGCAGCGGTGGCACCAGCAGCGGCGGGGTCGCGGCGCGCAGCTTGGCGCGGATCTGGGCGTCGGAGAGCTGGTCGGCGGGGCCCGGGCCCCAGGTGACCTGGAGGGCCGACTTGGCGTCGATCGCCTGCCCGAAGGTCTCGGCGACGACGGCGACCCCGGTCGGGACGGTCACCACGTGCAGCACCCCGGGCATGGCCCGGACGGCGGCGAGGTTGGTGACGGAGCGGACGGCGCCGCCGAGGGTGGGCGGGCGGCGCACCACGCAGGGCTTGGCGCCGGGCACGTCGAGGTCGAGGGTGTACTGCTGGGCACCGGTGACCATGGCGCGGGCGTCGATGCGGCTGGTCGGCTTCCCCACGAGGGTGTGCTTCGCCGTCTTCTTGGGGCCGGCGCCGAGGACGACCAGGCCGGGGTCGGCGGCGGCCGCGGCGAGGCCGCCGTAGTCGGCGGTGCGGCCGTCGGGGGCGTGGACGGCGCCGTTCGCGGTGGTCAGCGACGTCGGGGAGAGGCTCCAGCGGCGGGCGGCGGCCGCGACGAGGCGGGCCCGGGCGGTGGCGGCGCACTGGCGGACCGGCCCGTAGAGCGAGCGGATCGAGTTGGAGGAGCCGGTGAGCTGGTTGAAGAGCAGCTCGGGCCGTGCGTCGTCCAACTCCACGCGTACGTCGGCCAGTTGCGCGTCGAGTTCCTCCGCGACCAGCATGGCCACCGCGGTGGTGAGGCCCTGGCCGACCTCCTCGCGCGGCAGCCGGAAACGGATGGTCCCGTCCGCCTCCACGGCGAGCGCCAGCAGGGCGGAGGTGGGCGCGCCCGCCAGGATGAACAGGTCGCCGAGGTCGATCACGTCGGCGATGGCCGGCAGGGAGGGCACCACGGCGTGGGCGCTCTGCGGGGCGAGCGCGTCGGCGCCGGCGCGGGTGACGAGGGCGAGGGTCGGCGCCGCCACGAGGTAGGTGAGGAAGGACCGGCGGCTCTGCCCGGTGGCGTGGTTCCGGCCGGTGGCCTGGTTCTGCCCGGTGGCGTGGTTCTGGCCGGCCATGTTCTCGTGTCCCCACGCTGCGCGGGTCCGCCCGCGCGGACCTCCCCCGGTTCATTACCGGCACGTAGAGTAGCGACCCGCCGGTGCGGTGGGAAGTCCGGGCTCGGTGTCGAATCGGTGCCGTGGGTCCTCCGTTCGGGGGTACCGGGGCGGGCCGCGTTGATTCGGGGCGCGTCCGAACACGGTGGCGGGACCGCCTCGTACACATCGGTCGTACATGCGAGCCACGCCGCCCGGACGGCCGGTTTCCGGCCGCCGTTTTCCCCGCGTTCCGGTACCGAACGGCAGGTGCCGGACTCGCCGTCCGCAGCCCCTCTGACCGAATTCGTTCGCACACGAAACATGCCACCGCAGGCCTGCGGTATATGCCAGAAGCAAGAACATAGCGGATGTTGCCAAACGCCTTACACGCTGTCGCTGCCTGTGCAACAGTCGTTACCGGTCCTTCCTTCAGACTTGGCCGTGCCGCGCCTGTATCGGAGTTCTCATGCCGTCCCACCTGTTCGCGGACCGTCCCGCGCAACCGCCCGAGCCGGGGTCGGTGGACGCGCTGATCTCTCAGACCCGGCGCCTGCGGGGCGAAGTGGACGCGGTCCGCCGCGACACCGTCGTGGACGACGACGACGCCCAGGGCCGCTGGCAGCGCGCGCTGTGCGATCTCGCCGTCCACCACCTCGACGACCTCCGCGAGCACCTCGACCAGCTCAAAGAGGGCCTGCCTCCGGCGCCCGAGACCATCGAGTTCCCGCAGACGGCCCCCGAAGCCGGGCCCGAGGCCCAGACCCGCGTCGGCAGCGCCGAGTGGAACCTGCTGACCGACGAGGTCAGTTGGTCCGACGAGCTGTTCCAGATCTTCGGCCGCTCCCCCGAGACCGGCGCGCTCCCCCTCGACGAACTGGGGTCCACCCTGTTCTCCGAGGACCAGCCGCTGCTCACCGCGTGGGTCACCGCCTGCCTGGTGGACGGCAAGCCGATCGACGGCGAGTTCCGCATCGTCCGGGCCGACGGCCGCGTCCGGACGCTGCACATGAGGGGCGAGCCGGTACTCGACTCCGACGGCTGTACGGCCTCGATGTGGGCCGTCCTGCGGGACGTGAGTGAGCTGCGCCGGAGCCAGCGAGCGGTGCGCGAGTCCCGTGACTCGCTGCAGCGCCAGCGGGAGATCGCGCAGACCGAGCACCGGCTGGCGGTCGAGCTGCAGGAAGCCGTGCTCCCCCCGTGGCGCGGCTCCCTGCGGTTCCCGTACAGCAGCGCGGGCACGCTGGACGTGGCCGCCCACTATCTGCCGTCCGCGACCAGCGCGCTGATCGGCGGCGACTGGTACGACGCCCTCGAACTGCCCGACGGACGCTCGCTGCTGACGGTCGGCGACCTGACCGGGCACGGGGTGACCGCCACCTCGGGGATGGCGATGATGCTGGGCGCCCTGCGCGGCATGGCCATGGCCGGGATCGAGCCCGGCCCTCTGATGGGCTGGCTCAACCAGCTCCTGGAGACCTCCGTACAGCCCGCGCTCGGCTCGGCCGTGTGCTGCCGCTACGACCCCGCGCGCCGCGTCCTGTCCTGGGCGCAGGCCGGCCACCCGGCCCCCCTGCTGTTCCGCCGCGGCTCGGGCCGCTCCCTGGTGCCGCCGGAGGGCGTGCTGCTGGGTGCGACCTCCGGGGCCTCGTACGGGCAGGCCGAGGAACGGCTCGAGGTGGGCGACCTGCTGGTCCTCCACACGGACGGACTGACGCCGCGCAGCATCGAGTTCAGCCGGGCGGACGGGACCGAGCGGCTGCTGGCGCTGGCGCCGCGATTCTCGGCGGCGCGGTCGGCGCAGGACTGCGTACGGATCGTGATCGAGGAGTTCGGCGAGAGCGAGCGGGAGGACGACGCCTGTGTGCTCGTCGCCCGGGTCGGCGGGTAACGGGCAGTGCCGTACGGGCTTCGGGGCCGCGCCGGAAGGCGCGGCCTTTCTCGTCTCCGTGCAAGGCGCAAGGCGTGCACCGCAAGGCGTCCACGACGTACCGGCGCGGGACTACACCCCCGTACCGCGCGGCGCCGGGGTGTCGGGGAGGGCCAGCTTGATCTCCTGGCGCAGGTCCTCGATGCTGGCGTACCCGGAGTACTGGGCGGTGAGCCGGTACATCTCGCGCAGCCGGTCCCAGGTGCGGTGCGAGGAGGTCTCGTTCATCGACACCAGGGCGAGGCGCGCGTAGCGGTCGGCCTGTTCCGGCTCGTCGGCGATGAAGCAGGCCGAGGCCATGGAGATGTAGTCGAAGATCTGCGAGCGCTGGTGGCCCTCGCCCCGCAGCCGCAAAGCCTCCCTGGCGTGGCGCGCGGCGATCGGCGCCGCCGCGGCGTCGTGGTCGGCCAGGGTCCGGTACGCGAGGGCCTGCATGCCGTGCAGGTCGGCCTCGTCGAAGTGCTGCATCCAACTCGGCGGCGGCACGTCGCCCTTGTCGGAGACGAACAGCTCCTCCGCCTCGCCCAGGGTGCGGCGCATGGCCTGGCCCTTGCCCATGGCGGCCTGCGCCCAGGCCTCGATGGTGTGCAGCATGGCGCGGGTGCGCGGGAGGGTCTGCTCGCCCGAGCCGGACTGGGCGAGCTTCATCAGGTCCAGGGCCTCGTTCGGCTTGCCGAGGTGGACCATCTGGCGGGCGGCGCGGGACAGGGCCTCGCCCGCGCGCGGACGGTCGCCCCCCTCGCGGGCCGCGTGCGCGGCGATGACGAAGTACTTCTGCGCCGTGGGTTCGAGGCCCACGTCGTGGGACATCCAGCCCGCGAGCACCGCCAGGTTGGCCGCCACCCCCCACAGCCGGCGCTGGAGGTGGTCGGGGTGGTGGTAGGCGAGCATCCCGCCCACCTCGTTGAGCTGGCCGACGACGGCCTTGCGCTGGAGTCCCCCGCCTCTGGAGGCGTCCCAGGCCCGGAAGACCTCGACCGAGCGCTCCAGCGCCTCGATCTCCTGGGAGCCGATCGGGGCCGCCTCGTAGCGGTCGTAGCCCGCCGGGTCGCCCTGGAAGGCGTCCCCGAAGTGCCGGGCCTCCTTCGCTGCGGCGGGGTCGGTGTGGAGCCAGTCGTACATGGCGTTGCTGAGAGCGGAGCCGGCGGTGAGCACGGCACCCGCGCCCATCAGACCGCGACGGTTGAGCATGAGGTCCATTCCCGTGAATTCGGTGAGGACCGCGGCTGTGCGTTCGGGCGCCCAGGGCATTCCGTCGGGGTTCTCGCGAGCCCCGTCCGGCTGCCGTCTTGAGGTGCGCCGCTGCCGTACGAACCCGAGGTCCTCGATGGTCACGACACGACCGAGCCGCTCGGTGAACAGTGCTGCCAGTACCGTGGGCACCGGCTCGCGGGGGGTCTCCCCCATGTCGATCCAGCGCCGCACCCGCGAGGTGTCGGTGGCCAGCTGGGGGTGGCCCATGGCCGCCGCCTGCCGGTTTACCATCCTCGCCAGTTCGCCCTTCGACCAGCCGGCCAGGCCGAACAGGTCGTTCAAGCGGGTGTTTGGACCTTTGCTCACGTCAAGCCCCCAGGTTCTCGGCTGAGTTGACAGTAGCCCGCCGTCAGATGCCCAGCGACTATTCGCCAGGCTTCGCCAGGGCACGCCCGATGGTTCGCCACCTTGCGCCGGGTGTCAGGTAGGAATGCGCCTCCCCGACCCGGTCACCGGCGGAACTCCCCAGGGTGAAGCACGGGATCCGGCGGGGCGGCGTACGCAACTCGTCGGCGCACGAAGGGATCCGTATCACCATGTACGCAGCAACGTCCTCCGTGTCCGCACCGGTCCGGTCGCACCGCACGCTCCCTGCGGGCGGCGGCCCCTACCTCGACCCCGGCCGTCAGCCGGCCCCGGCGCAGGGCGCCGTGCGGGCCCGGCGGATGCCGGGTACCGGGTCTCAGCCCGTCAGCGGAAGAATCGACCTCTCGGGGCCGCAGGGCGCGCAACTGCGCACCGCCCTCGCCTCGGTGCAGCGGATCTGTCCCGAGTTCGCGCCGGTGCAGGTACTGCGGCGCAGCGGCCGCTCGGTCCTCCTGGTGGGGACCACCGGGCGGATGACCGCCGTCGCGAAGGTGTTACTGGATCACTCGCCGGAGTGGCGTGAGCGCTACCGGCACGAAATAGCGGCATACCGGGCGTTCGTCCGGCACCGCCCGCCGGTCCGGGTGCCGCGGCTGATCGCCGCCGACCCCGAGAACTGCACGCTGGTGGTGGAGCGGATGGCCGGCCGGGTCGCGGCCCTCCAGCGGCACCCGGTGGAACCGCCGCCGCGGGTCGACCTGCGGGCGGCCCTGGGCGCGGTGTGCCGGGTCAACCAGTGGCGGCCGCCGTCGGAGCTGTTCGGCACCCCGATGAACTACGCGCGGCGGATCGCCCGCGACTACGAGTTGGGCCTGCTGACCGACCGGGACCTCGGCGACCTGCAGAAGCTGCTGCACGGAGTGAAGCTGTCGGGCACGCCCCTGCAGTTCAACCACGGTGACGCGCTCCTGTCGAACCTGCTGCTGTCCCCCGCCGGTCCGGTGCTGCTCGACTGGGAGCACGCGGGCTGGTACCTGCCGGGCTACGACCTCGCCACCCTGTGGACGGTGCTGGGCGACGCCCCGGCCGCCCGCGCCCAGATCAGCCGGCTCGCCCAGTCGGCCGGTCCGGTCGCACGGGACGCCTTCCTGGTCAACCTGATGCTGGTGCTGACCCGGGAGATCCGGATGTCCGAGACGGCGGTGCAGCGCTCGATGCTGGCGACCGCCCCGACCCAGCCGCTGCCGGTGGGCGCCCTGTCCTCCGGTGAGGAGCAGCGGCTGCTGCTCCGCCGCCTGCACGACGATGCGGGGATGGCGCGCAGAGCGGTCCGCGCGGCGGTCGGCACGCGCTGACCGTCCCCTCGTACGCGAAGTCCCGTGGCCCCCACCGCCACGGGACTTCGCTCGTGCGGGCCCGGAAGCGCGGGGCGTTGGAGCCTGTGGGCGCGGGGCGCGGGGCGGAGCTGAGGCGGGGTGCGGTCAGGAGCCGGGGACGCCGGATGCCTTGACATCACATGATCCCCCGAACACCTTTTCTGACTCAGCATCAGACGTGCTGGAGTCACTCCCCTCCTCCCCACACCGCTGGAGCCTGCCCATGTCCGCAAGCGCTTCACGCACTTCCCCCGCCGCCCTCCCGTCCAGACGTACGGTCCTCGCCGGTACCGGGGCCGGGATGCTTGCCGCCACCGTGCTCCCGTCCGCCGCGGCGCGGGCCGACAGCGCCCAGGACGGGCCCCCGCTCGGCGAGTACGACGTCGTCGTGGTCGGTTCCGGGGCCGCCGGGATGACCGCCGCGCTCACCGCCGCCCGGCGGGGGCTGAGCGTGCTGGTGGTCGAGAAGGCCCCCACCTTCGGCGGATCGGCCGCACGTTCCGGGGCCGGCATCTGGCTCCCCAACAATTCGGTGATCCTGGGCGCGGGCGTGCCGGACACCCCGCAGAAGGCGGCGACGTACCTCGCGGCCGTCGTCGGGCCGGAGGTTCCGGCCGACCGCCAGGCCGCGTTCCTCGCCAACGGGCCCCGGATGCTGGACTTCGTGATGGCCAACAGCCCGCTCGGGTTCCGCTTCATGGAGGGGTACAGCGACTACTACCCGAATCTGCCGGGCGGGCTGCCGAACGGCCGCTCCATCGAGCCGGACCAGCTCGACGGCCGGCTACTGGGCGCCGAACTGGCCCGCCTGAACCCCGCGTACATGCCGGTACCGGCCGGGATGGTGGTCTTCAGCCAGGACTACAAGTGGCTGAACCTCGCGGCGGTCAGCGCCAAGGGGCTCGCCGTGTCGACCGAGTGCCTGGCGCGCGGCACGAAGGCGGCACTGCGCGGCGAGAAGCCGCTGACGATGGGCCAGTCCCTGGCGGCCGGGCTGCGCGTCGGGCTGCAGCGGGCGGGGGTGCCGGTGTGGCTGAACAGTCCGCTGGTCGATCTGGTCCGGGAGGGTGGCGCGGACGGTCCCGTGACGGGGGTCGTGGTGGAGAAGGAGGGCGTACGGGGCACGGTACGGGCCCGGCGCGGGGTGATCATCGGCTCGGGCGGGTTCGAGCACAACGCGGCGATGCGGGCGCAGTACCAGCAGCAGCCGATCGGCACGCAGTGGTCGGTCGGCGCGAAGGAGAACACCGGCGACGGGATCCGGGCGGGGCAGCGGGCCGGGGCGGCACTGGCCCTGATGGACGACGCTTGGTGGGGTCCGTCGATCCCGCTGCCCGGGGAGCCGTACTTCTGCCTCGCCGAGCGGACCCTGCCGGGCGGGCTGATCGTGAACGCGAACGGCGCGCGGTTCGTCAACGAGGCGGCGCCCTACGGCGACGTGGTGCACGTGATGTACGAGAAGGACCGGGGCGCGGCCGGCTCGCACATCCCGGCGTGGCTGATCGTGGATCAGAACTACCGCAACAAGTACCTGTTCAAGGACATCCTGCCGACGCTCCCCTTCCCGGACTCGTGGTACCAGGCGGGCGCGGCGAAGAAGGCGTGGACGTGGGACGCGCTGGCCGGCCAGATCGGGGTTCCGGCGGGTGCGCTGCGGGCGACCCTGGGCCGGTTCAACGCGCAGGCGTGGAGCGGGACCGACTCCGACTTCCACCGGGGGGCCACGGCGTACGACCACTACTACACGGACCCGAACGTGCACCCGAACTCGTGCCTGGCACCGATCTGGGCCCCGCCGTTCTACGCGTTCAAGATCGTCCCGGGGGACCTCGGCACGAAGGGCGGCATCGTCACGGACGCGCGGGCCCGGGCCCTGCGGGAGGACGGCTCGGTGATCCGCGGCCTGTACGCGGCGGGCAACGCCAGCGCCGCGGTGATGGGGCACAGCTACGCGGGCGCCGGATCGACGATCGGCCCCGCGATGACGTTCGGCTACGTGGCGGCGAACGACATCGCGGACGCGTGATCGAGCGGCCGGCGCCCGGGCACGCCCTGGATCCTAGCCCTGCTGGAAGAGCTCGGCGGGGAGCGGCTTCAGGAGGGCGTAGAGGTCATCGGTGATCGGGCGGTCCCAGCTGGCGATGGTGACCAGCACGTTGTCACTGCGGTCGAACTGGACGCAGGAGATGCGGGACTCCGACAGCTTGACCTTCCGGACGATGAGGAGGTTGTCACCCTGCATGACGGGGCAGTCCTCGATGCCGGTGACCTCGACGTCCTCGTCGTTCTCCAGCGCGTCGAGGAGCTGGGCCACCTCGAAGGGCACCTGGCCCTCGGTGAGGTCCCGGGCCGGGGAACCCTCGGGGAGGTTTCCGATGATCATCGCGGGGCCGCGTCCGCCGAACAGGTCGTAGCGGAGGAAGACACCCTGGCAGCTGCCGTCGGGCGCGGGCAGCAGCCCGGCCCCGAGATTGCCAGGCCAGTCCCCCGGGTCCATGGCCAGGACGTCGAAGTCCGGGCCGGCGGGTGTGGCGGCGCGGTGGCGGCGGAGGAAGGACATGCCGCCATGGTACGTGGCCGCACGGCTTTTCCGGCCCGGGGGCCCTCATCCCGGCGGCCGCCGCGGCCGGGCGCGCCGGGCCGGCCGTGCGGGCGCGCCGGGCCGGCGGGTCAGACCGGTGGGACCAGCGTGAAGTAGTACGGGAGCAGGGCGGCGTCGCCCGTGACCCGCAGGCCGGTGGCGGGCAGACGTTGCCAGAGGAAGAGCGCGAGGTCCGGGGCCG of the Streptomyces sp. NBC_01294 genome contains:
- a CDS encoding xanthine dehydrogenase family protein molybdopterin-binding subunit, with the protein product MAGQNHATGQNQATGRNHATGQSRRSFLTYLVAAPTLALVTRAGADALAPQSAHAVVPSLPAIADVIDLGDLFILAGAPTSALLALAVEADGTIRFRLPREEVGQGLTTAVAMLVAEELDAQLADVRVELDDARPELLFNQLTGSSNSIRSLYGPVRQCAATARARLVAAAARRWSLSPTSLTTANGAVHAPDGRTADYGGLAAAAADPGLVVLGAGPKKTAKHTLVGKPTSRIDARAMVTGAQQYTLDLDVPGAKPCVVRRPPTLGGAVRSVTNLAAVRAMPGVLHVVTVPTGVAVVAETFGQAIDAKSALQVTWGPGPADQLSDAQIRAKLRAATPPLLVPPLLTPYVDAEFDFAFVSHAPMETNCAIADVRDDRAEIWSGLKSPIVARQSIAADLGLPLDKVTVHVVQAGGSFGRRLFFDAALEAARISKACRRPVKLMWTRVDDTRHGRMRPATHHRIRATHLLGEVLSFEHRVAAAETDFRHGLGEMITATAASLPLGIGNATLAQTLFLTTVKSPYHFGLTTQALTEVPTGIPTGSWRSVYSANTRGAEEIVVDELAARTGRDPYRFRRTFLKTDAQRAVLDKVATEGNWGRPMEAGCAQGIAFHEEYKSRTACLVEIDTRDPERARVTKAVIAVDVGLPVNPRGLEAQMIGGLTDAISTTLRAGLHLDKGLPLEGSYSQFHWAQQRDTPRDVRVFVLPATGEDPGGAGELGVPAAVGAIANAWARATGSKPRSFPLDFDVDFTPYPR
- a CDS encoding PP2C family protein-serine/threonine phosphatase — translated: MPSHLFADRPAQPPEPGSVDALISQTRRLRGEVDAVRRDTVVDDDDAQGRWQRALCDLAVHHLDDLREHLDQLKEGLPPAPETIEFPQTAPEAGPEAQTRVGSAEWNLLTDEVSWSDELFQIFGRSPETGALPLDELGSTLFSEDQPLLTAWVTACLVDGKPIDGEFRIVRADGRVRTLHMRGEPVLDSDGCTASMWAVLRDVSELRRSQRAVRESRDSLQRQREIAQTEHRLAVELQEAVLPPWRGSLRFPYSSAGTLDVAAHYLPSATSALIGGDWYDALELPDGRSLLTVGDLTGHGVTATSGMAMMLGALRGMAMAGIEPGPLMGWLNQLLETSVQPALGSAVCCRYDPARRVLSWAQAGHPAPLLFRRGSGRSLVPPEGVLLGATSGASYGQAEERLEVGDLLVLHTDGLTPRSIEFSRADGTERLLALAPRFSAARSAQDCVRIVIEEFGESEREDDACVLVARVGG
- a CDS encoding DNA-binding protein NsdB yields the protein MSKGPNTRLNDLFGLAGWSKGELARMVNRQAAAMGHPQLATDTSRVRRWIDMGETPREPVPTVLAALFTERLGRVVTIEDLGFVRQRRTSRRQPDGARENPDGMPWAPERTAAVLTEFTGMDLMLNRRGLMGAGAVLTAGSALSNAMYDWLHTDPAAAKEARHFGDAFQGDPAGYDRYEAAPIGSQEIEALERSVEVFRAWDASRGGGLQRKAVVGQLNEVGGMLAYHHPDHLQRRLWGVAANLAVLAGWMSHDVGLEPTAQKYFVIAAHAAREGGDRPRAGEALSRAARQMVHLGKPNEALDLMKLAQSGSGEQTLPRTRAMLHTIEAWAQAAMGKGQAMRRTLGEAEELFVSDKGDVPPPSWMQHFDEADLHGMQALAYRTLADHDAAAAPIAARHAREALRLRGEGHQRSQIFDYISMASACFIADEPEQADRYARLALVSMNETSSHRTWDRLREMYRLTAQYSGYASIEDLRQEIKLALPDTPAPRGTGV
- a CDS encoding aminoglycoside phosphotransferase family protein, which gives rise to MYAATSSVSAPVRSHRTLPAGGGPYLDPGRQPAPAQGAVRARRMPGTGSQPVSGRIDLSGPQGAQLRTALASVQRICPEFAPVQVLRRSGRSVLLVGTTGRMTAVAKVLLDHSPEWRERYRHEIAAYRAFVRHRPPVRVPRLIAADPENCTLVVERMAGRVAALQRHPVEPPPRVDLRAALGAVCRVNQWRPPSELFGTPMNYARRIARDYELGLLTDRDLGDLQKLLHGVKLSGTPLQFNHGDALLSNLLLSPAGPVLLDWEHAGWYLPGYDLATLWTVLGDAPAARAQISRLAQSAGPVARDAFLVNLMLVLTREIRMSETAVQRSMLATAPTQPLPVGALSSGEEQRLLLRRLHDDAGMARRAVRAAVGTR
- the kstD gene encoding 3-oxosteroid 1-dehydrogenase → MSASASRTSPAALPSRRTVLAGTGAGMLAATVLPSAAARADSAQDGPPLGEYDVVVVGSGAAGMTAALTAARRGLSVLVVEKAPTFGGSAARSGAGIWLPNNSVILGAGVPDTPQKAATYLAAVVGPEVPADRQAAFLANGPRMLDFVMANSPLGFRFMEGYSDYYPNLPGGLPNGRSIEPDQLDGRLLGAELARLNPAYMPVPAGMVVFSQDYKWLNLAAVSAKGLAVSTECLARGTKAALRGEKPLTMGQSLAAGLRVGLQRAGVPVWLNSPLVDLVREGGADGPVTGVVVEKEGVRGTVRARRGVIIGSGGFEHNAAMRAQYQQQPIGTQWSVGAKENTGDGIRAGQRAGAALALMDDAWWGPSIPLPGEPYFCLAERTLPGGLIVNANGARFVNEAAPYGDVVHVMYEKDRGAAGSHIPAWLIVDQNYRNKYLFKDILPTLPFPDSWYQAGAAKKAWTWDALAGQIGVPAGALRATLGRFNAQAWSGTDSDFHRGATAYDHYYTDPNVHPNSCLAPIWAPPFYAFKIVPGDLGTKGGIVTDARARALREDGSVIRGLYAAGNASAAVMGHSYAGAGSTIGPAMTFGYVAANDIADA